The Streptomyces avermitilis MA-4680 = NBRC 14893 genome contains a region encoding:
- a CDS encoding TetR/AcrR family transcriptional regulator, giving the protein MATRTDAPTRREQILKEAARLFAERGFHGVGVDEIGAAVGISGPGLYRHFAGKDAMLAELLVGISGQLLTGGKRRAAEAEGDPEALLDSLIEGHIDFALDDRPLITLHDRELDRLRDSDRKLVRQLQRQYVELWVEVVRNVYPGLDEPAARSAVHSVFGLLNSTPHLGRPGALPGRAGTAALLHRMARGAFGAAGA; this is encoded by the coding sequence ATGGCCACGAGAACCGACGCCCCCACCCGCCGCGAGCAGATCCTCAAGGAGGCTGCCCGGCTCTTCGCCGAGCGCGGCTTCCACGGTGTGGGGGTCGACGAGATAGGTGCCGCGGTCGGCATCAGCGGCCCCGGTCTGTACCGGCACTTCGCGGGCAAGGACGCGATGCTCGCCGAGCTGCTCGTGGGGATCAGCGGGCAGCTGCTGACGGGCGGCAAGCGCCGGGCGGCCGAGGCGGAGGGCGACCCCGAGGCGCTCCTCGACTCGCTCATCGAGGGGCACATCGACTTCGCGCTCGACGACCGCCCCCTGATCACCCTGCACGACCGTGAGCTGGACCGCCTCCGGGACAGTGACCGCAAGCTCGTGCGGCAGCTCCAGCGCCAGTACGTCGAGCTGTGGGTGGAGGTGGTGCGCAACGTGTACCCGGGCCTCGACGAACCCGCCGCCCGTTCCGCCGTGCACTCCGTCTTCGGCCTGCTGAACTCCACGCCACACCTGGGGCGTCCGGGCGCGCTTCCGGGGCGCGCGGGGACCGCCGCACTCCTTCACCGTATGGCGCGAGGTGCCTTCGGGGCCGCCGGGGCGTGA
- a CDS encoding acyl-CoA dehydrogenase family protein, producing MRRTVFNEDHEAFRETLRAFIEAEVVPVYDEWFAAGQAPRDFYYKLAELGVFGIRVDEEHGGAGIDSYKFEAVLYEETARAGISFGGSGVHVLLGLPYIKLLATDEQKKRFLPKFVSGEEMWAIAMTEPGTGSDLAGMKTTAKLSDDGTHYVLNGAKTFITGGVHADRMIVCARTSAPTKEDRRHGISLFVVDTKAEGYSVGRKLDKLGLKTSDTAELAFVDVKVPVEDLLGEENKGFYYLGHNLASERWGIAFGAYAQAKAAVRFAKQYVQERVVFGQPVAAFQNTKFELAACQAEVDAAEAVVDRATEALDAGELTPAEAASAKLFATEVAHRVIDRCLQLHGGYGFMNEYPIARLYADNRVNRIYGGTSEIMKTIIAKDMGL from the coding sequence GTGCGCCGTACGGTGTTCAACGAGGATCACGAGGCGTTCCGGGAGACCCTGCGCGCCTTCATCGAGGCCGAGGTCGTCCCGGTCTACGACGAATGGTTCGCCGCCGGCCAGGCGCCGCGCGACTTCTACTACAAGCTCGCCGAGCTGGGCGTCTTCGGCATCCGCGTGGACGAGGAGCACGGCGGCGCGGGCATCGACTCGTACAAGTTCGAGGCCGTCCTGTACGAGGAGACCGCCCGCGCGGGTATCTCCTTCGGCGGCTCCGGTGTGCACGTGCTGCTCGGCCTGCCCTACATCAAGCTGCTCGCCACCGACGAGCAGAAGAAGCGCTTCCTGCCGAAGTTCGTCTCCGGCGAGGAGATGTGGGCCATCGCGATGACCGAGCCGGGCACCGGCTCCGACCTCGCGGGCATGAAGACCACCGCGAAGCTCTCCGACGACGGCACGCACTACGTGCTCAACGGCGCCAAGACCTTCATCACGGGTGGCGTGCACGCCGACCGCATGATCGTCTGCGCTCGCACCTCCGCGCCCACCAAGGAGGACCGCCGCCACGGCATCTCCCTCTTCGTGGTGGACACCAAGGCCGAGGGCTACTCGGTGGGCCGCAAGCTCGACAAGCTCGGCCTGAAGACCTCGGACACCGCCGAGCTGGCGTTCGTCGACGTGAAGGTCCCGGTCGAGGACCTCCTCGGCGAGGAGAACAAGGGCTTCTACTACCTCGGCCACAACCTCGCCTCCGAGCGTTGGGGCATCGCCTTCGGCGCGTACGCGCAGGCCAAGGCCGCCGTCCGGTTCGCCAAGCAGTACGTGCAGGAGCGGGTCGTCTTCGGCCAGCCCGTCGCCGCCTTCCAGAACACCAAGTTCGAACTGGCCGCCTGCCAGGCCGAGGTGGACGCGGCCGAGGCCGTCGTCGACCGGGCCACCGAGGCCCTGGACGCCGGTGAGCTGACCCCCGCCGAGGCGGCCAGCGCCAAGCTGTTCGCCACCGAGGTCGCGCACCGTGTCATCGACCGCTGCCTCCAGCTGCACGGCGGCTACGGCTTCATGAACGAGTACCCGATAGCCCGCCTCTACGCGGACAACCGCGTCAACCGCATCTACGGCGGCACCAGCGAGATCATGAAGACGATCATCGCCAAGGACATGGGCCTGTAA